Proteins from one Paenibacillus amylolyticus genomic window:
- a CDS encoding nucleotidyltransferase family protein, which translates to MRMTGIVLAAGRSSRLGRDKLSVVMPDGRSLAAWSLEAALDSDLDQVICVVKPEDSLAWLPVKWSDSATYAYHPTARLRIVACADYACGMANSLHSGVLSAMEYQPEGILMLLGDQPLLKAQDMNRVTTALATHKLCDYVAATDGEGGKPPVAFRSHMFGPLLSLHGDEGARKIMRSANYSGVHVPLSETSFWDADTEPELERILSHVYESGQSDYITGENK; encoded by the coding sequence ATGCGAATGACGGGCATCGTTCTGGCAGCAGGTAGGAGTTCACGCCTTGGTCGGGATAAACTGTCAGTTGTCATGCCAGACGGGAGGTCACTGGCTGCATGGTCACTGGAAGCTGCGCTGGATTCGGATCTGGATCAGGTGATCTGTGTGGTCAAACCGGAAGATTCATTGGCCTGGCTGCCTGTAAAATGGAGTGATTCTGCCACGTATGCGTATCATCCCACAGCGCGACTTCGAATTGTAGCCTGTGCTGACTATGCTTGCGGTATGGCCAACTCTCTTCATTCTGGCGTTTTGTCGGCCATGGAGTACCAACCGGAGGGCATTCTCATGTTACTGGGTGATCAGCCTCTATTAAAAGCGCAGGATATGAATCGGGTGACTACCGCACTGGCGACTCACAAATTGTGTGACTATGTGGCAGCTACCGACGGTGAGGGTGGCAAGCCGCCCGTTGCTTTTCGCTCCCATATGTTTGGACCTCTGTTGTCTCTGCATGGAGATGAGGGGGCGCGCAAGATTATGCGCAGCGCTAACTATTCAGGTGTGCATGTACCACTGTCTGAGACGAGTTTCTGGGATGCGGATACAGAACCGGAATTGGAACGCATTCTAAGTCATGTATATGAATCGGGGCAGTCAGACTATATAACAGGAGAAAATAAATGA
- a CDS encoding FAD binding domain-containing protein, giving the protein MVTPAYGSGALPSVWQPENLQELQTLRTRLKGICCFTAGGTLLRTQWEGGLVPAPEHMISLARIPEMSGISNREDEIVIGAMTRLKECASQALLHQLPILQEAVNAIAAPSIRNVATIGGNIVSGVGDTLPALLVYDAELHWLTDKGMEIRSVSSWLQGGRDGSRNPGDVLISIHIPMRLSSMFNVAGEQHRPVTREVSFYRKLGRRETFSASLVTVALYGEIDSNLRWTKIAIAAGGAQAWR; this is encoded by the coding sequence ATGGTAACACCGGCATACGGTTCTGGAGCATTGCCATCCGTATGGCAACCTGAGAACTTGCAAGAACTACAAACGTTGAGAACTAGACTCAAGGGAATATGTTGTTTCACAGCAGGTGGAACATTACTGCGAACCCAGTGGGAGGGCGGCTTGGTTCCAGCGCCTGAACACATGATTAGCCTGGCTCGTATTCCTGAAATGAGCGGTATATCGAATCGTGAAGATGAGATCGTCATTGGCGCAATGACCCGTTTAAAGGAATGTGCTTCACAGGCGTTGCTGCATCAACTGCCGATCCTGCAAGAAGCGGTAAATGCAATTGCAGCTCCTTCCATTCGAAATGTGGCAACCATTGGCGGGAATATTGTATCCGGAGTAGGCGATACGCTGCCTGCTTTGCTTGTATATGATGCGGAGCTGCATTGGTTGACTGACAAAGGAATGGAGATTCGCAGTGTGTCTTCCTGGCTTCAGGGTGGAAGGGATGGCAGTCGTAATCCAGGGGATGTATTGATCTCGATTCATATTCCGATGAGACTGTCATCAATGTTCAATGTGGCTGGTGAGCAGCATAGACCTGTTACACGAGAAGTTTCCTTTTACCGCAAGCTGGGTCGACGGGAGACGTTCAGTGCATCGCTGGTGACGGTTGCATTATATGGTGAGATTGATTCGAATCTTCGCTGGACCAAAATTGCGATCGCTGCTGGCGGGGCTCAGGCATGGCGATGA